In Melioribacteraceae bacterium 4301-Me, a genomic segment contains:
- the ftsY gene encoding signal recognition particle-docking protein FtsY: MNLTKSLSFIKIKNGLARTKEKLIGRINEIFNRKDITTEEALENIEEILISSDVGVELTEAIIDKMRSSLKNNKNISFEDIKELLKSKLTEILTLSGNKNEKEFDLSQKPYVILISGVNGVGKTTTIGKLAYNFKIKGYNVIIGAADTFRAAANEQLEIWAKRANVEIIQGKAGADPSSIAFTTIQEAIKNNYDIVLLDTAGRLHTKVNLMQELQKMNKTINKILPYAPNETFLVIDATTGQNALAQVSEFSKYISISGLIINKLDGTAKGGVIFRICHENKIPVKYLGTGEKIDDLQEFNSEEFVTALFE, from the coding sequence ATGAATCTGACAAAATCACTGAGTTTTATAAAAATTAAAAATGGACTAGCAAGAACTAAAGAAAAATTAATTGGCAGAATAAATGAAATATTTAACAGAAAAGATATTACTACCGAAGAAGCACTAGAAAATATCGAAGAGATTTTAATAAGCAGTGATGTTGGTGTTGAATTAACCGAAGCAATTATTGATAAAATGCGTTCATCTTTAAAGAATAATAAAAATATTTCTTTTGAAGATATAAAAGAGTTACTCAAATCAAAATTAACAGAGATTCTAACTTTATCGGGCAATAAAAATGAAAAAGAGTTCGATTTAAGCCAAAAGCCTTATGTTATTTTGATTAGCGGAGTTAATGGCGTTGGTAAGACAACTACTATTGGTAAATTAGCTTACAATTTCAAAATAAAAGGTTATAATGTAATAATAGGTGCAGCGGATACCTTTAGAGCAGCTGCAAACGAGCAATTAGAAATATGGGCAAAACGGGCGAACGTAGAAATCATACAAGGTAAAGCTGGTGCGGATCCTTCTTCTATCGCTTTTACAACTATACAAGAAGCAATAAAAAATAATTATGATATTGTGCTCTTAGATACAGCTGGAAGGTTGCATACTAAGGTAAATTTAATGCAAGAACTTCAGAAAATGAATAAAACTATAAATAAAATTTTACCATATGCTCCCAATGAAACCTTTTTAGTTATTGATGCAACTACAGGTCAAAATGCATTAGCTCAAGTTTCCGAATTTAGTAAGTATATTTCAATAAGCGGGTTAATAATTAATAAGTTAGATGGAACTGCTAAAGGCGGTGTCATTTTTAGAATATGTCATGAAAACAAAATACCTGTTAAATACCTTGGTACAGGTGAGAAAATTGATGATTTACAAGAATTTAATTCTGAGGAGTTTGTTACAGCATTATTTGAATGA
- a CDS encoding 3-hydroxyacyl-CoA dehydrogenase family protein — translation MKKVAVIGAGTMGNGIAHVFALNGYSVQLIDMSNSLLQNALNIIQNNLDRQLNKNIITESQKKATLNNITPVIGLENILNDTELIIEAIYENKEAKLQVFKKLEEIVDKNSIFASNTSSISITELSSVCRAEKFIGMHFMNPVPVMKLVEIIRGYSTSEETFQTIKEIVIKINKQPVEVKDYPGFISNRVLMPMINEAIFALYEGVASIEDIDTVMKLGMNHPMGPLTLADFIGLDVCLNIMEVLYNGFNDSKYRPCPLLKKMVAAGKLGRKSGEGFYKYK, via the coding sequence ATCAAAAAAGTTGCTGTAATTGGTGCTGGTACAATGGGTAATGGTATTGCCCATGTTTTTGCACTTAATGGATATAGTGTTCAATTAATTGATATGAGTAATTCATTATTACAAAATGCGTTAAATATTATTCAAAATAATTTAGATAGGCAGTTAAATAAAAATATTATTACCGAATCACAAAAAAAAGCTACATTAAATAACATTACACCAGTTATAGGATTAGAAAATATATTAAATGATACTGAATTAATTATAGAAGCTATTTATGAAAACAAAGAAGCTAAGTTACAAGTTTTCAAAAAATTAGAAGAAATAGTTGATAAAAATTCTATATTTGCTTCAAATACATCGTCTATTTCAATTACTGAATTGTCTTCTGTCTGCCGTGCAGAAAAATTTATAGGCATGCACTTTATGAATCCAGTGCCAGTTATGAAACTTGTTGAAATAATTCGTGGTTACAGTACATCTGAAGAGACATTCCAAACTATTAAAGAAATCGTAATTAAGATAAACAAACAACCTGTTGAGGTTAAAGATTATCCAGGATTCATATCGAATAGAGTTCTTATGCCCATGATAAATGAAGCAATTTTTGCTTTATATGAAGGTGTAGCAAGCATTGAAGATATTGACACAGTCATGAAGTTAGGAATGAACCATCCTATGGGACCACTAACATTAGCTGATTTTATTGGTTTAGACGTTTGCCTTAACATTATGGAAGTTCTTTACAACGGTTTTAATGATTCGAAATATCGACCTTGTCCATTGCTTAAGAAAATGGTAGCTGCTGGCAAATTAGGCAGAAAAAGTGGCGAAGGATTTTATAAGTACAAATAA